The proteins below are encoded in one region of Labeo rohita strain BAU-BD-2019 unplaced genomic scaffold, IGBB_LRoh.1.0 scaffold_2063, whole genome shotgun sequence:
- the LOC127159298 gene encoding microfibril-associated glycoprotein 4 — MIANMIVLLCLPALLMGAYVVKSDCFLAKDCSDIYESGYTTSGVYSVSSIDGPMQVYCEMVSGEQNDQGHWTVILRRMDGEVNFFRAWESYKWGFGNKEGEYWLGLEFLHQLTRRYQYRLRVDLEDFEGKKVYAVYESFSVDGEADGYKLHVSGFVNGGAGDSLTYHNGMKFSTFDKDQDLSEGNCAMKYYQGGFWYNNCYKTNPTGHYLQKKDNTATDIGATWYYWKNNWKSMKSITMKIRRVK; from the exons ATGATCGCAAACATGATT GTGTTGCTGTGTTTGCCTGCGCTGCTGATGGGTGCTTATGTGGTCAAATCGGATTGTTTTCTTGCAAAAGACTGCTCTGATATTTATGAGAGTGGATATACTACCAGTGGCGTGTACTCAGTTTCCTCAATAGATGGACCAATGCAGGTCTACTGTGAGATGGTCTCTGGTGAACAAAATGACCAAGGACACTGGACG GTGATTCTCAGGCGAATGGATGGCGAGGTGAATTTCTTTAGGGCATGGGAGAGTTATAAATGGGGTTTTGGTAATAAAGAAGGCGAATACTGGCTGG gtttaGAGTTTCTTCACCAGCTGACACGCAGATATCAGTATAGACTCAGAGTAGATTTGGAGGATTTTGAAGGCAAGAAGGTTTATGCTGTGTACGAGTCTTTCTCTGTGGACGGTGAGGCTGATGGGTACAAACTGCATGTGAGCGGCTTTGTAAATGGAGGAGCAG GTGATTCTTTGACTTATCACAATGGAATGAAGTTCTCCACCTTTGACAAAGACCAAGACCTTTCAGAAGGGAACTGTGCTATGAAATACTATCAAGGAGGGTTTTGGTACAACAATTGTTATAAAACAAACCCCACTGGTCACTATTTGCAGAAGAAAGATAATACAGCAACAGATATTGGAGCCACTTGGTACTACTGGAAGAACAACTGGAAATCTATGAAGTCCATCACCATGAAGATCAGACGTGTAAAGTAG